A segment of the Gemmatimonadales bacterium genome:
GTGGAAGTCATCGGCCACGAAGTAATTGCTCTTGTCGATCGCTGCCCGAAGATCCTGTATGAGCCGTGGGCGGATCATGCGGCCTCCACATGCGAGCGCGACCCGAGCGTGCCCAGCTCGTAGCGTGTACCGCCGACGCCGCTCGAGTGGAGCACTGTGACCGTATTGACCGTAACTCAAGTGACCTTCCGCACGTCTCGTGCGCCGGCCGGAGAAGTTCCTAAGTTGTTGTTCGCCAGCGGCTTGCGGCCATGGGCGGATTCGAAACCTGGTGCGCAGGGACCACAGATCGGCTGGTTTTGACGCGACGGCGCAACGCGGGCCGGATCGTGTGGATAAGCGCCGCGATGGCGCGACAATCTCTAAGAATCTTGACTTTAGAGAACTCAACGGGCAAATTCGCCCTCATGCGGCCAGGCAAGAAGATCGTGGCGTGCCCCCAGTGCTCGCGCCGGATGACGCTTCAAGGGCTCAACGGCCACCTCCGGTTCGTTCACGGCGTGGGGGCCGACCGCGTGGCCGCCACCATGCTCGTCGGCACCGTCGAGGACCGGGCGGCGCGGGTCCTCGAGCTGCTGAGGCGCTTCAAGGAAATCCGGCAGCAGCGCGATGACCTCGCGAAGGCGAGGAAGCGGCCCGAGGCGGCGAGGGAGGGCCCCGCGCTCCGGAAGCAGGACGCGGTCCACGAGGCGTTCGGCCGGGCGTTCGATAACCTGGAGGCTGAGATCCTCCAACAGCTTCGGAGTCTTGAGGTTCTGGACACTGTCGAGAAATGACTTGAACCCCCACCTGGCTCTCGCTGGGCCGGGTACCAGATTTCCCTTGCCGCATCTGGTCTTTCGGGGGAGCCCCGGGACAGCCTGAGACCCGTGCCGGCTGGCACGGGTTGGAAGCCCGTCGGCTTCGGCGAGGCTGGGGTCTGCTTCACGCCGGCACCCCGACCGGGCCAATGGAGGCTAGCCGAGGGCCCGGCCCACCGGACTCGTGGCCGTCGGGCGCTCGGCCGGCCACCCACACCGGACCGGTCCGAGGCGTCCCGGCGCGACTGCTGGGGCGGTGTCCGCGCCTCGGGCCGCAGGATCGCGGGCTTGCGGCGTACGATCCACGGCTCAGCCGAGCTGGCCAGACGGCATCGCTCCGGCGACGCCAGCCGGAGCCGGGCGCGGCGTTCCGTGCGGCGCCTGGCGGCCTGTAGCGGGGACGTCGAAACGCTCTGAGTCGGCGTCGAGTGGGTTCGGAAAAGCGCCGCATCTACACGGCACTGTCACGCCACGCTGACTTCGTATAAGATATGTTATGTTAAGTTGATTTGTTTGTAACTGTGGAAATTCGGGCGCCCTTTGCTAACCGTCGGTGGGACAGTCGGTTGGCAGCGAGCCGGAGAGGCCGCGAAAGACCAGTCTCCCCTCGCCGGTGAGGCGGATCGACGAGGCTGTTGAAGGTCCCGCGTCGAAGGCGACGTCGAGCGGGAGGCCGGATCTGGTCCACAGGCGGGCGGGAGAGCTGGCGAGGCCCTGGCTGGCCAGCGTCAGGGCGCAGGCGACCGCCCCGGTCCCGCACGCCAGGGTTTCGCCTTCGACGCCTCGCTCGAAGGTGCGCATCTTCCAGGAGCCGTCCCCTCGGGGGGACATCCAGTTGACGTTGGCCCCGCCGTCCCCTGTGGCCGGGTCGGACCGAAGCGCCGGGCCCCGATCGGCCACGGCCACCGTCTCCACGTCGTCCACGGTCAGGACGAGGTGCGGGACCGAGGGCCGGACCAGGGTCGGGCAGCCTTCGCCCGGAAGGGTCCGGACCTCGGGGGCCGCCGTGGGTGCCGGGCAGTCCGGGAGGGCGATCTCGGAGCGGGTGCCCACCACCCTGCCCCGATGGAGGCCGGCCGGCGTCGAGAAGCGTATCTCGGCGTCCGGGCTGGCGAACTCGAGGATGACGGCGAGCCGCGTGGCGCACAGGGCGCCGTTCCCGCACATCGGGCCGACCGAGCCGTCGCGGTTCCAGAACCGGAAGCGGAAGTCGACCCCGTCGCCCTCGGGGGGCGGGGGCTCAAGGAGGCCGACGCCGTCCGCCCCGACGCCCAGCCGACGGTCGCACAAGGCCACGATCGCCTCGCGGGTCAGCTCCTCCGCCGTGGTGTGGCGGCCGTCGAACATGACGAAGTCGTTGCCGGAGCCGGACATCTTGTAGAAGACGGTGCCGGGCTTCATACCTTCCCCACCAGCGCCCACCACCTGAGCCGCCAGACCATCCATACCGCCTCGCGCACGATCCTGCCGGACATCTTGCTGCGGCCTTCACTGCGGTCGCTGAACGTGATGGTGATCTCCCGGATGCGGAAGCCCTTCCGCCAGGCGCGGAACGACATCTCGATCTGGAACGAGTAGCCGTTCGAGCGCACCTGGTCGAGGTCGATCTCGGCCAGCACCGCCTTCCGGTAGCACTTGTACCCGCCGGTCGAGTCCCACAGCCTGAGCCCGGTGACCCGGCGGGCGTACACGTTCGCGAAGTACGACAGCATAAGCCGGCTCATCGGCCAGTTGACGACCGTCACGCGGCGGTTGAGGTAGCGGGAGCCGATGACGAGGTCGGCGTCGGCGATCTCCGCCAGGAACGTGGGGAGGTGGCGCGGGTCGTGCGAGAAGTCGGCGTCCATCTCGAACACGTAGTCGTAGCCGGCCTCGAGGGCCCACCGGAAGCCGGCCACGTACGCGGTGCCCAGCCCGAGCTTGCCCGCCCGGTGCAGCACGTGGATCCGCGGGTCCTCGGCGGCCAGCGCCGCGGCCAGCTTCCCGGTGCCGTCCGGCGAGTTGTCGTCCACGACCAGCACTTCGAGCCGCGGATCCTGCTGCAAGATCTGCGGGACGATCTTGGGAAGGTTCTCCCGCTCGTCGTAGGTCGGGATGATGACCAGCGCGCGCTCAGCCACCGCGCCTCTTGAGGACGAGCGGGAGGCCGAGCAACACGACGACCGCCACCAGCGAGGCGAGGCTGACGACCTTCCCCACCTGGTAGCTCCGGCTGGCGAACCGGAGCT
Coding sequences within it:
- the dapF gene encoding diaminopimelate epimerase codes for the protein MKPGTVFYKMSGSGNDFVMFDGRHTTAEELTREAIVALCDRRLGVGADGVGLLEPPPPEGDGVDFRFRFWNRDGSVGPMCGNGALCATRLAVILEFASPDAEIRFSTPAGLHRGRVVGTRSEIALPDCPAPTAAPEVRTLPGEGCPTLVRPSVPHLVLTVDDVETVAVADRGPALRSDPATGDGGANVNWMSPRGDGSWKMRTFERGVEGETLACGTGAVACALTLASQGLASSPARLWTRSGLPLDVAFDAGPSTASSIRLTGEGRLVFRGLSGSLPTDCPTDG
- a CDS encoding polyprenol monophosphomannose synthase translates to MAERALVIIPTYDERENLPKIVPQILQQDPRLEVLVVDDNSPDGTGKLAAALAAEDPRIHVLHRAGKLGLGTAYVAGFRWALEAGYDYVFEMDADFSHDPRHLPTFLAEIADADLVIGSRYLNRRVTVVNWPMSRLMLSYFANVYARRVTGLRLWDSTGGYKCYRKAVLAEIDLDQVRSNGYSFQIEMSFRAWRKGFRIREITITFSDRSEGRSKMSGRIVREAVWMVWRLRWWALVGKV